A stretch of the uncultured Cohaesibacter sp. genome encodes the following:
- a CDS encoding DeoR/GlpR family DNA-binding transcription regulator encodes MWEFVAHMPEYGKLRIGKCGKMCANVRIESERAVFNKMLKADRLKEIERHLKEDGSIVVSKLSAQFAVSEETIRRDLDSLSKTLSFRRVHGGAYLVKGSDKEVPATLRETFFTAEKCLISQKAVGDISNGDTIMLDSSTTALFIARELFRQKKNVLLITNSQKIISEVPETGDVEAICIGGRLRKETWSFVGPAALDALRGLAADMAFVSCTSIHPQFAMTDNHEGEAAIRRLMIERSGRATLVIDHTKFEKPATHKICEFDELDEIILDYSVSEDLLEPIRQTGLGLHVCSDAKPEE; translated from the coding sequence ATGTGGGAATTTGTCGCACATATGCCCGAATACGGGAAATTGCGAATAGGAAAATGTGGGAAAATGTGTGCAAATGTGAGAATAGAGAGCGAACGGGCGGTATTCAACAAAATGCTGAAAGCTGACAGACTCAAGGAAATCGAACGCCACTTGAAAGAAGACGGCAGTATCGTCGTCTCAAAGCTCAGTGCGCAGTTTGCCGTCTCGGAAGAAACGATCCGTCGGGATCTGGACAGTTTGAGCAAAACGCTATCGTTCAGACGCGTGCATGGTGGCGCCTATCTTGTGAAGGGATCTGACAAAGAAGTCCCAGCCACGTTGCGTGAGACATTCTTTACAGCAGAGAAGTGCCTTATCAGTCAGAAGGCTGTGGGGGACATTTCAAACGGCGACACAATCATGCTCGACAGCAGCACAACCGCGCTGTTTATCGCGCGTGAGCTGTTCAGACAGAAAAAGAACGTTCTTCTTATCACCAACTCCCAAAAGATCATTTCAGAAGTTCCCGAAACAGGTGATGTCGAGGCGATCTGCATTGGCGGACGCCTCAGAAAAGAAACATGGTCGTTTGTCGGACCGGCTGCGTTAGACGCGCTTCGCGGACTTGCCGCGGATATGGCATTTGTTAGCTGCACATCAATCCACCCGCAGTTTGCAATGACGGACAATCACGAAGGAGAGGCTGCAATCCGCAGGCTCATGATCGAAAGATCCGGTCGTGCGACGCTCGTGATCGACCACACCAAATTCGAAAAACCTGCCACTCACAAAATCTGTGAGTTCGACGAGCTGGACGAGATCATTCTGGATTATTCCGTCTCGGAAGATCTGCTCGAACCAATTCGACAAACCGGGCTTGGACTGCACGTCTGTTCTGACGCCAAGCCGGAGGAATAA
- a CDS encoding iron-containing alcohol dehydrogenase, whose amino-acid sequence MEDFNFCSRTKIIFGKGKENEVGLQVKPFADKVLLHYGGDYLEKNGILDRIVGSLKASGVEPVLFDGVVPNPRLSVVKEGIDLCRKEHIGFILAIGGGSAIDSSKAIALGVPYDGDVWDFYTGKAEPETALKVGTILTIPGSGSEMSESSIITNEADDTKYGIDNPLIVPEFSILNPEMCFTIPPFFMASGLADILSHQFERYFTPTKFCLFSDHLLEGAMQAVIALAPKILEAPQNYDYCAEFMWLATISHNGVLDAGRQSDWASHRIEHEISALYDITHGAGMAIIFPAWMKHVKSTDLDRFARLGARVFGIDPNGRSKDEIADLTIQAVADFFASLKLKISLAEAQVPTDRFDEMASKALGRSDTIGRFRKLSHDDIVAILKLAV is encoded by the coding sequence ATGGAAGACTTCAATTTTTGCAGTAGAACTAAAATAATTTTTGGCAAAGGAAAAGAGAATGAAGTCGGCCTTCAGGTAAAGCCATTCGCGGATAAAGTTCTGCTTCATTATGGTGGCGATTATCTGGAAAAGAATGGGATTCTTGATCGCATTGTTGGTTCGCTGAAAGCAAGCGGTGTTGAGCCTGTCCTGTTTGACGGTGTGGTTCCCAATCCAAGATTGTCTGTTGTGAAGGAAGGCATCGACCTTTGCCGCAAGGAGCATATTGGCTTCATTCTCGCAATTGGTGGCGGCAGTGCCATTGATTCTTCCAAGGCCATCGCACTAGGCGTGCCATATGACGGGGATGTCTGGGACTTCTATACCGGAAAGGCTGAGCCTGAAACGGCTCTGAAAGTCGGGACTATTCTAACCATTCCGGGTTCTGGCTCGGAAATGTCGGAAAGCAGCATCATCACCAATGAGGCTGATGACACCAAATATGGTATCGACAATCCCTTGATCGTGCCTGAATTCTCGATCCTCAATCCCGAAATGTGTTTCACCATTCCGCCATTCTTCATGGCCAGCGGGCTTGCTGATATTCTCTCGCATCAGTTCGAGCGTTATTTCACGCCAACAAAATTCTGTCTGTTCAGTGACCATCTCCTTGAAGGGGCGATGCAGGCGGTTATCGCCCTTGCGCCAAAGATCCTTGAAGCGCCGCAAAATTACGATTATTGCGCTGAATTCATGTGGCTGGCCACAATCTCGCACAATGGGGTTCTGGATGCTGGTCGACAGTCCGATTGGGCTTCGCACCGGATAGAACACGAGATTAGTGCCCTTTACGATATCACGCATGGAGCGGGGATGGCGATCATCTTCCCTGCATGGATGAAGCATGTGAAGTCCACCGATCTGGATCGCTTTGCGCGCCTTGGTGCTCGTGTATTCGGCATTGATCCAAACGGTCGGAGCAAGGACGAAATCGCTGATTTGACCATCCAGGCCGTTGCAGATTTCTTTGCTTCGCTAAAACTGAAGATCTCGTTGGCGGAAGCACAGGTGCCGACGGACCGATTTGATGAAATGGCGTCCAAGGCATTGGGCCGCAGCGATACGATCGGCCGTTTCAGGAAGCTCTCTCACGACGACATTGTCGCGATACTCAAGCTGGCCGTCTAG
- a CDS encoding Na+/H+ antiporter NhaC family protein has translation MTQKSNAKGLLPLLFFLVIYIFTGIATGNFGAMPLLVGFMAAFGVALCLDRLGEKTSFDDKVMLFSRAGGEETIILMVVIFLLAGAFYSVADAMGAVSSIVNLGLSAMPSNMILPGLFLIGCVLSFSMGTSMGTVTALAPIGVGIVEQTGANMPLVMATVIGGAMFGDNLSFISDTTIAAVRTQDVSLRDKFKMNGLIILPAVICTVIILAMIPISSDVSVESGSYSLVNIIPYAAIIITALIGWNVMAVLGVGIGLGVLVGLFNGSFNLVEMLGVLQRGMGWMENLAIIAIVVGGLVGLMKYYGGIDYLLKTVTSMVKGKIGGQFGIGALVSLITVSTTNNTISILAAGPLAKDISAEYDIDPTKTAALLDIFAAGFQGLLPYGGQLLLAAGLAKISPVEIMPYGIYQILMIVFASLAIFLGNSASKNKPTPAAEA, from the coding sequence ATGACACAAAAATCCAATGCCAAGGGGCTGCTGCCTCTGCTGTTTTTCTTGGTAATCTACATCTTTACCGGCATTGCCACCGGCAACTTTGGCGCGATGCCTTTGTTGGTTGGGTTCATGGCTGCATTCGGTGTGGCTCTTTGTCTGGACCGACTGGGCGAAAAAACCAGTTTTGACGACAAAGTCATGCTGTTCTCAAGGGCGGGGGGCGAGGAAACCATCATTCTGATGGTCGTCATTTTCCTGCTGGCGGGCGCATTCTACTCTGTTGCCGATGCCATGGGCGCGGTGAGTTCAATCGTCAATCTTGGCTTGTCGGCCATGCCAAGCAATATGATCTTGCCAGGCCTGTTTCTGATCGGCTGTGTGTTGTCTTTCTCTATGGGAACATCCATGGGAACGGTGACGGCGCTGGCTCCGATCGGCGTGGGGATTGTGGAGCAGACAGGTGCCAATATGCCGCTGGTCATGGCTACCGTTATCGGTGGGGCCATGTTTGGTGACAACCTGTCCTTTATCTCTGACACGACCATTGCGGCCGTGAGAACGCAGGACGTAAGCCTGCGTGACAAGTTCAAGATGAATGGTCTTATCATTCTGCCCGCTGTGATCTGTACTGTTATCATTCTGGCAATGATTCCAATATCTTCAGACGTATCTGTTGAATCCGGATCTTACAGCCTCGTCAACATCATCCCCTATGCAGCCATCATCATCACTGCTTTGATCGGATGGAATGTCATGGCTGTGCTCGGGGTCGGTATCGGACTGGGTGTCTTGGTCGGTCTGTTCAATGGCAGTTTCAATCTGGTTGAAATGCTCGGTGTTCTTCAGCGCGGCATGGGCTGGATGGAAAATCTGGCGATCATCGCCATCGTCGTTGGTGGCCTCGTTGGGCTGATGAAATATTACGGCGGGATCGATTACCTTTTGAAAACGGTAACGAGCATGGTCAAAGGCAAGATCGGCGGTCAGTTCGGCATCGGTGCTCTGGTGTCATTGATCACGGTTTCCACGACCAACAACACGATTTCTATTCTGGCTGCGGGTCCTTTGGCAAAGGATATCTCTGCTGAATATGATATCGATCCAACGAAAACGGCTGCATTGCTTGATATTTTTGCGGCAGGCTTCCAGGGGCTGTTGCCTTATGGCGGGCAATTGCTTCTGGCTGCAGGCCTGGCGAAGATTTCACCGGTCGAGATCATGCCTTACGGCATCTATCAGATTTTGATGATCGTCTTTGCAAGCCTTGCAATTTTCCTTGGCAACTCGGCATCCAAAAACAAGCCGACACCGGCTGCTGAAGCCTAG
- a CDS encoding S-methyl-5-thioribose-1-phosphate isomerase: MERQDKDLGFLLRFENVAWYENGSVRILDRRVYPRKIEFVECVRHEDVAQAIADMVTQSAGPYTAASMGMALACHEVRDKPQAEQLNHLKKAAYTLSHARPTTVNRMTLITQGCLAVARTALEGGRAADQAILDHTIDSMNRRYAKISQVAEYLVSLWPQNATVMTQCYGETIVGTMLREARNKAKTVKLFCPETRPFLQGARLTASVANDQGFDVTVITDNMPATVMATKGIDVFTSAADSICRDGHIVNKVGTLQIAIVAHHFGVPYYVTGIPDKELPTINDVRIEERDPIEALSFNGVKNTAEGVKGFYPAFDVTPSGLVSAVITDRGPFAPQDLNRYFSLSDTAYW; encoded by the coding sequence TTGGAACGACAAGATAAAGACCTCGGTTTCCTTTTGCGTTTTGAAAATGTTGCATGGTACGAAAACGGATCCGTCCGTATTCTGGACCGGCGCGTTTATCCCAGAAAAATCGAATTTGTCGAATGCGTTAGGCACGAAGACGTTGCCCAGGCGATTGCCGACATGGTGACCCAAAGCGCGGGACCCTACACCGCAGCCAGCATGGGGATGGCCCTTGCCTGTCACGAGGTTCGTGACAAGCCACAAGCCGAGCAACTAAACCACCTGAAAAAGGCGGCCTACACGCTCTCCCATGCGCGCCCAACCACCGTCAATCGGATGACGCTCATAACGCAAGGGTGTCTCGCCGTTGCCAGAACAGCCTTGGAAGGGGGCAGGGCGGCAGATCAGGCCATACTCGACCATACGATTGATTCAATGAACCGGCGCTATGCCAAGATCAGTCAGGTGGCTGAATATCTGGTTTCTCTGTGGCCTCAGAATGCGACAGTCATGACCCAATGCTATGGCGAAACAATCGTCGGCACGATGCTGCGCGAGGCCCGCAACAAGGCCAAGACTGTCAAACTCTTCTGCCCTGAAACCCGTCCTTTTCTTCAAGGGGCGCGGCTGACTGCAAGCGTTGCAAATGATCAGGGGTTCGATGTGACGGTGATCACCGACAACATGCCAGCCACGGTCATGGCCACCAAGGGCATTGATGTGTTCACATCCGCCGCCGACAGCATTTGCAGAGACGGCCATATCGTCAACAAGGTTGGCACGCTGCAGATTGCCATCGTCGCCCATCATTTCGGCGTTCCTTATTATGTCACCGGCATTCCTGACAAAGAACTGCCCACCATAAATGATGTCCGAATAGAAGAGCGCGACCCGATTGAGGCCCTGAGTTTTAATGGCGTCAAGAATACGGCTGAAGGCGTGAAGGGCTTTTATCCAGCCTTTGATGTGACGCCGTCAGGGCTGGTCAGTGCAGTTATCACGGACAGGGGACCATTCGCTCCTCAGGATCTGAACCGCTACTTCAGCCTTTCCGACACCGCTTACTGGTAA
- the mtnK gene encoding S-methyl-5-thioribose kinase has protein sequence MTKFETHFKMTDADAIDYVRTQLAYFDDDAQLTSSMIADGNINYVFRVVDEKSGKSLVLKHADVLLRSSGRPLDVSRSRIEAQILDIQSVLAPDFVPRVLKYDETMCVLVMEDISAFKNLRYELLQRITFPHLAENITTFMVDTMVPTTDLVMNSGEKKRLAAKFVNVDLCDISEDLVFTEPYIDYKGRNVISVGNEQFVQEHLYHDESLLLEVAKLKNNFKNNAQALIHGDLHSGSIFCNQQGTKVIDPEFAFFGPIGYDLGNVLAHLVFAWANAEATEDDQAVRQKFGAWSSQTITDIITLFTDKFMASLEKNVVEPTARSSAFREWYTASVLGDAAASMGMEIIRRVVGDTKVLDLTSIADGETRLAVERSLIQIGKDLILQKNLSQATELCREQLVNLRA, from the coding sequence ATGACCAAGTTCGAAACCCATTTCAAAATGACCGACGCCGACGCCATAGACTATGTCCGGACGCAGTTGGCCTATTTTGATGATGATGCGCAGCTCACCTCCAGCATGATTGCTGATGGCAATATCAATTATGTTTTTCGTGTCGTTGACGAGAAGAGCGGCAAGTCCCTCGTACTCAAACATGCCGACGTGTTGCTGCGTTCATCCGGGCGCCCGCTGGATGTCTCCAGAAGCCGGATTGAAGCACAGATTCTCGACATTCAGTCGGTATTGGCTCCTGACTTCGTGCCGCGGGTTTTGAAATATGACGAGACCATGTGTGTTCTGGTCATGGAAGATATCTCGGCGTTCAAAAATCTGCGCTATGAGCTGCTCCAGCGGATTACCTTTCCGCATCTGGCCGAAAATATTACCACGTTCATGGTGGATACAATGGTGCCAACCACGGATCTGGTGATGAATTCGGGCGAGAAGAAACGCCTCGCCGCAAAGTTTGTGAATGTGGATCTGTGCGATATCTCTGAGGATCTTGTCTTCACCGAGCCATATATTGATTACAAAGGCCGCAATGTCATTTCCGTTGGCAACGAGCAGTTTGTTCAAGAACATCTTTATCACGATGAAAGCCTGCTCCTGGAAGTTGCCAAATTGAAGAACAATTTCAAGAACAACGCGCAAGCTCTCATTCATGGCGATCTTCATTCCGGTTCGATTTTCTGCAATCAGCAGGGCACCAAGGTCATTGATCCCGAGTTCGCATTCTTTGGCCCCATTGGATACGACTTGGGCAATGTGTTGGCGCATCTGGTATTTGCTTGGGCGAATGCAGAAGCAACCGAGGATGATCAGGCCGTGCGCCAGAAATTTGGCGCTTGGTCTTCCCAGACGATCACTGACATCATCACCCTCTTCACTGACAAGTTTATGGCTTCGCTCGAGAAGAATGTGGTGGAACCAACAGCCCGCTCGTCTGCCTTCAGGGAGTGGTACACGGCGTCTGTTCTTGGCGATGCTGCCGCGAGCATGGGTATGGAGATCATCAGGCGCGTGGTGGGTGACACCAAGGTCCTCGACCTCACCTCGATTGCGGACGGTGAGACCCGCCTTGCCGTCGAACGTTCACTGATACAGATCGGCAAAGATCTGATCCTGCAAAAGAATTTGTCACAAGCTACCGAGCTCTGCCGTGAGCAGTTGGTAAACTTGCGGGCTTGA
- a CDS encoding NAD(P)-dependent oxidoreductase, with translation MKRVLLVCELEETEKEYLSKNYDLLMAGAATGECDELTEAALAALMASHQPHILLVNSSPATAKVLAASDCLELVICARGTPNNVDLDYCKDKGLLLCNTPSRNANSVAEFTIGLMMAATRQIPQSMEAIRDHRIVLEGDPLEGGSKDVTWIHSDLPFIPYERYNSLEIAGATLGLVGLGFIGGLVAEKAKALGMEILVYDPYQNKEALASKGYRLVEFEELIKASDVISLHAKETEQTRNIIDAEAFNMMKPSAYLINTARGSLVNYDDLMQALKSGQIAGAAVDVFPYEPLRSNDPLINTPNLTMTPHIAGASRNVVQHHTRMVMRSIREFENGDKPKFAVF, from the coding sequence ATGAAACGCGTGTTACTGGTTTGTGAGTTGGAAGAAACTGAGAAAGAGTATCTTTCCAAAAACTACGATCTGCTGATGGCAGGGGCGGCGACGGGAGAATGCGACGAGCTGACCGAGGCTGCTCTTGCTGCGTTGATGGCCTCTCACCAACCCCACATCTTGCTGGTGAATTCATCTCCGGCAACAGCAAAGGTGCTGGCTGCGTCAGACTGTCTTGAACTGGTCATTTGCGCGCGCGGAACCCCCAACAATGTGGATCTGGACTATTGCAAAGACAAGGGATTGCTCCTTTGTAATACGCCTTCCAGAAACGCCAATTCAGTTGCTGAATTCACGATCGGCCTGATGATGGCAGCAACGAGGCAGATCCCGCAGTCTATGGAAGCGATCAGGGATCACAGGATCGTGCTTGAGGGAGATCCTCTTGAAGGGGGCAGCAAGGATGTCACTTGGATCCACTCGGATCTGCCCTTCATTCCCTATGAGCGTTACAATTCTCTGGAGATCGCCGGGGCAACGCTGGGACTTGTCGGGCTTGGATTTATCGGTGGCCTTGTGGCTGAAAAGGCCAAGGCCCTTGGTATGGAAATACTGGTCTATGACCCGTATCAGAACAAGGAAGCCTTGGCATCAAAAGGCTACAGGCTCGTTGAGTTTGAAGAGCTTATCAAAGCCTCTGATGTGATCAGCCTGCATGCAAAGGAAACCGAGCAGACCCGGAATATCATCGATGCCGAAGCCTTCAATATGATGAAACCCTCGGCCTACCTGATTAATACAGCTCGCGGGTCACTGGTCAATTATGATGATCTGATGCAGGCGCTCAAAAGCGGCCAGATTGCAGGCGCTGCAGTTGATGTCTTTCCGTATGAGCCGCTGCGGTCCAATGATCCGCTGATCAATACCCCGAACCTCACAATGACCCCGCACATTGCAGGTGCCAGCCGCAATGTGGTTCAGCACCATACGCGTATGGTCATGCGCTCAATCCGCGAGTTCGAAAATGGTGATAAGCCGAAGTTCGCGGTCTTCTGA
- a CDS encoding FGGY-family carbohydrate kinase: MKTDLVLGLDVGTTNVKALLVSDHGEVLRVASRRNPEEDRVPGHSETDMVGLFERCCEVLVEVVADVDASRICAIGVNGQGEGLWALGEDKKPVGPAIQWNDARANETAREWSADETILKAFRAATGSVPFSGATTVILAWLKQHEAETYNKIRHIFWCKDWVRFCLCGEILSDYTDASTSTLDLDKRDWAVDLFDQLGIREVANWLPDLKESYECGGYLLPEVAERTGLPAGLPIAVGALDVVGTAIGMGAQSEGDSCVILGTTCCCETVSSSADIEQGSTGGVECFAIGQKYIKVTASMAGAPSLDWAIKTLLSAEEQNSKDLFEKIDQCVNALPPVPEGIIFHPYISEAGERAPFNNPGAKAQFFGLNQNADKWCMLKAVYEGVAFSILDCIGDLKGRLLLSGGGARSGVWPQIIADCTGLPVLTFDEAESCAKGAAFFACKCAHPDLSLDAIAGRFECSNQTYQPKANAHWIYEAHFPFYRGIREQLDGIWRQHQQYQHKLRAEKQTAASEQVSLPLN, encoded by the coding sequence ATGAAAACAGATTTGGTACTTGGACTGGATGTTGGCACGACAAACGTCAAAGCCCTGCTTGTTTCCGATCATGGTGAAGTGCTCAGGGTCGCGTCCCGGCGCAACCCAGAGGAGGATCGTGTTCCGGGCCATTCGGAAACCGACATGGTCGGTCTTTTCGAACGCTGTTGCGAGGTTCTTGTTGAGGTTGTTGCCGATGTTGACGCTTCGCGGATATGTGCGATTGGTGTGAATGGCCAAGGCGAAGGCCTCTGGGCACTGGGTGAAGACAAAAAGCCCGTCGGGCCCGCCATCCAATGGAATGACGCCAGAGCCAATGAAACTGCGCGCGAATGGAGCGCCGATGAAACCATACTCAAGGCCTTTCGAGCGGCGACAGGCAGCGTGCCCTTTAGCGGTGCGACCACTGTCATTCTTGCCTGGCTGAAACAGCATGAAGCCGAAACCTACAATAAAATCAGACATATATTCTGGTGCAAAGACTGGGTGCGGTTCTGCCTCTGTGGTGAGATTTTGAGTGACTATACAGACGCGTCAACGTCAACGCTGGATCTGGACAAGCGCGATTGGGCCGTTGACCTGTTTGACCAGCTTGGTATCAGAGAGGTCGCCAACTGGTTGCCTGATCTGAAGGAAAGCTATGAATGCGGCGGTTATCTTCTGCCGGAAGTGGCTGAACGAACCGGTCTTCCTGCCGGATTGCCGATAGCGGTTGGCGCTCTTGATGTTGTCGGGACCGCCATTGGCATGGGGGCACAATCGGAGGGCGATAGCTGCGTTATCCTTGGAACGACCTGTTGTTGTGAGACGGTGAGTAGCTCGGCGGATATTGAACAAGGCTCCACAGGTGGTGTCGAGTGTTTTGCAATCGGGCAAAAATATATCAAGGTTACAGCGTCCATGGCTGGCGCTCCAAGTTTGGACTGGGCCATCAAAACGCTGCTGAGCGCTGAGGAGCAGAACAGCAAAGACCTGTTCGAAAAGATTGATCAATGCGTCAATGCTCTGCCGCCAGTGCCGGAAGGCATCATCTTTCATCCCTATATCAGCGAGGCAGGAGAGCGGGCGCCCTTTAATAACCCCGGTGCGAAAGCTCAGTTTTTCGGGCTGAACCAGAATGCTGACAAGTGGTGCATGCTCAAGGCTGTCTATGAAGGGGTTGCCTTCTCGATACTGGATTGTATCGGCGACTTGAAGGGGCGCCTGCTTTTGTCGGGAGGGGGCGCGCGATCAGGCGTATGGCCGCAAATTATCGCGGATTGCACCGGCCTTCCCGTTTTGACCTTCGATGAAGCGGAGAGTTGTGCAAAGGGGGCTGCCTTCTTTGCCTGCAAATGCGCTCACCCCGACTTGTCGTTGGATGCCATTGCTGGCCGGTTTGAATGCTCCAACCAGACGTATCAGCCAAAAGCAAACGCCCACTGGATCTACGAGGCTCACTTTCCGTTCTATAGGGGAATCCGTGAGCAGCTCGACGGTATATGGCGGCAACACCAGCAATATCAGCACAAACTGAGGGCTGAGAAGCAAACAGCTGCGAGCGAACAAGTCTCGTTACCGCTTAATTGA
- a CDS encoding class II aldolase/adducin family protein — MKSQIVATREAGNRQGNTMNYNSCKTERECVAYFMRRLYQNQLTTCSGGNLSMRLDEKHVIITPSSLDKGVIEAGEIGLVTIDGENLTPHLKTSIETGMHLEIFRRRPDVKAIVHAHPVMASTFTAVDMDINTTLTAESYLVLGNVVNAPYALMGSKELSLIVGEAAEKSNVIVMKNHGITTIGKSMLDAFDKMELLEASAKMTINAAILGGVSPLTAEQRAELDNW; from the coding sequence TTGAAATCTCAAATTGTTGCGACCAGAGAAGCAGGCAATAGACAAGGAAATACAATGAATTACAACAGCTGTAAAACTGAACGAGAGTGCGTTGCCTACTTCATGCGGCGTCTTTATCAGAACCAATTGACGACATGTTCGGGTGGCAACCTGAGTATGCGGCTCGATGAAAAACATGTGATCATCACGCCGTCCAGTTTGGATAAAGGGGTGATCGAAGCCGGTGAAATCGGGCTTGTGACCATTGATGGGGAAAATCTGACCCCGCATCTCAAGACGAGCATTGAAACGGGAATGCATCTGGAAATCTTTCGCCGTCGTCCAGACGTCAAAGCCATTGTGCATGCCCACCCAGTAATGGCATCGACCTTTACGGCGGTCGATATGGATATCAATACGACACTCACCGCAGAATCCTATTTGGTCTTGGGCAATGTTGTGAATGCCCCATACGCACTGATGGGTTCAAAAGAGCTTTCGTTGATCGTTGGCGAAGCCGCTGAGAAGAGCAATGTTATCGTCATGAAAAATCATGGCATTACCACCATCGGCAAGTCCATGCTTGACGCTTTTGACAAAATGGAATTGTTGGAAGCTTCCGCCAAAATGACCATCAATGCCGCGATTCTTGGTGGAGTAAGCCCACTGACTGCTGAGCAGCGAGCCGAGCTTGATAACTGGTAG
- a CDS encoding alpha-hydroxy acid oxidase has translation MILNLDDFEIAARRRLPRPLFGYIAGAAETSSAYADNRAIFSEMRLIPNVLRGVEGRTITRPLFDKLYDAPFGIAPMGISSLMALDGDVVLARAAKDAGIPFILSGSSLTPLERVLESNPDAWFQAYLPGEEDRIRALVQRVERAGYKTLVLTADTAVLANRENNLRAGFSTPLRITPRLIFDFALKPRWVFGTFLRSLVERGMPHFENSFAERGVPIVSKNVVRDFGRKDHLNWEHVRLIRDIWKGKLVLKGLLAHTDVARARAHGCDGVILSNHGGRQLDFAISGVRALQAARQEAGEMIIGVDGGIRRGTDILKAVALGADFVFVGRPMLYAAAVGGQSMVEQAIKILKKELHQDLGLVGLRGLDEVGETILDR, from the coding sequence ATGATTTTGAATCTGGATGACTTCGAAATCGCTGCACGTCGGAGGCTTCCGCGCCCGCTCTTTGGATATATTGCGGGCGCTGCGGAAACCTCTTCTGCCTATGCGGATAACCGCGCTATTTTCTCTGAAATGCGACTGATCCCCAATGTTTTGCGCGGCGTAGAAGGCCGCACAATCACGCGTCCCCTTTTCGATAAACTATATGATGCTCCATTCGGCATTGCACCCATGGGCATTTCTTCGCTCATGGCATTGGATGGTGATGTCGTGCTGGCACGTGCTGCGAAAGACGCTGGCATACCGTTTATTTTGAGCGGCTCCTCGCTCACCCCTTTGGAGCGTGTGCTGGAAAGCAATCCAGATGCCTGGTTTCAAGCCTATTTGCCAGGCGAGGAAGACCGTATTCGTGCGTTGGTACAGCGCGTTGAACGGGCAGGTTACAAAACACTCGTTTTGACCGCCGACACAGCGGTTCTAGCGAACCGCGAGAATAATCTGCGCGCCGGTTTTTCAACGCCGCTGAGGATTACGCCGCGTTTGATCTTCGATTTTGCGCTCAAACCAAGATGGGTTTTCGGAACCTTTCTAAGAAGTCTCGTAGAGCGTGGGATGCCGCATTTCGAGAATTCCTTTGCCGAACGCGGGGTGCCGATCGTCTCCAAAAATGTGGTCCGTGATTTTGGTCGTAAAGATCATCTGAATTGGGAGCATGTGCGCCTGATCCGCGATATCTGGAAAGGAAAGCTGGTCTTGAAAGGCCTGCTTGCGCATACGGATGTGGCGCGTGCCCGCGCACATGGTTGCGATGGCGTGATCCTGTCCAATCATGGCGGGCGGCAACTCGATTTCGCCATCAGCGGCGTGCGCGCGTTGCAGGCCGCGCGACAGGAAGCGGGTGAAATGATAATCGGTGTGGATGGCGGCATTCGCCGTGGTACCGATATCTTGAAAGCTGTGGCGCTTGGCGCTGATTTCGTCTTTGTGGGACGGCCTATGCTGTATGCAGCAGCTGTTGGTGGTCAGTCGATGGTTGAACAGGCGATCAAAATCCTGAAAAAGGAGTTGCATCAGGATCTTGGTCTTGTTGGCCTACGTGGGCTTGATGAGGTGGGTGAAACGATACTTGATCGTTAA